A genomic stretch from Lathyrus oleraceus cultivar Zhongwan6 chromosome 2, CAAS_Psat_ZW6_1.0, whole genome shotgun sequence includes:
- the LOC127119808 gene encoding uncharacterized protein LOC127119808 isoform X1, with protein sequence MALAFWMASMVCVCETSVFHVVLQVWLSFVTGVAVGLSCCELFLQVVLLLVAFPSMSWAWCRAAGVRFCFVLWNAFFITVAVSVALCSLVAASAGFGLRYSFGRCGVRLAVFCLCC encoded by the exons ATGGCTTTGGCGTTTTGGATGGCTTCGATGGTGTGCGTTTGTGAGACTAGTGTGTTTCAC GTGGTTTTGCAGGTATGGTTGAGTTTCGTCACCGGCGTTGCCGTTGGATTGTCGTGCTGTGAATTATTTCTGCAAGTTGTCTTGCTGCTTGTGGCGTTTCCGTCAATGTCATGGGCTTGGTGTCGTGCAGCTGGTGTGcgtttttgttttgttttgtggaaTGCGTTTTTTATAACTGTTGCCGTTAGTGTTGCTTTGTGCAGCTTGGTAGCTGCTTCTGCTGGCTTTGGTTTGCGATACAGCTTTGGTCGCTGCGGTGTGCGTTTGGCGGTTTTTTGCCTTTGTTGTTGA
- the LOC127119808 gene encoding uncharacterized protein LOC127119808 isoform X2: MALAFWMASMVCVCETSVFHVWLSFVTGVAVGLSCCELFLQVVLLLVAFPSMSWAWCRAAGVRFCFVLWNAFFITVAVSVALCSLVAASAGFGLRYSFGRCGVRLAVFCLCC; encoded by the exons ATGGCTTTGGCGTTTTGGATGGCTTCGATGGTGTGCGTTTGTGAGACTAGTGTGTTTCAC GTATGGTTGAGTTTCGTCACCGGCGTTGCCGTTGGATTGTCGTGCTGTGAATTATTTCTGCAAGTTGTCTTGCTGCTTGTGGCGTTTCCGTCAATGTCATGGGCTTGGTGTCGTGCAGCTGGTGTGcgtttttgttttgttttgtggaaTGCGTTTTTTATAACTGTTGCCGTTAGTGTTGCTTTGTGCAGCTTGGTAGCTGCTTCTGCTGGCTTTGGTTTGCGATACAGCTTTGGTCGCTGCGGTGTGCGTTTGGCGGTTTTTTGCCTTTGTTGTTGA